Proteins encoded in a region of the Rothia mucilaginosa genome:
- a CDS encoding flavodoxin domain-containing protein, which produces MTTRVLIIFGSTYGYTEQYATWLAEDLRALPQAPEVEIVPASKVTPEQAEAFDAFVIAGSDYGGFLNGAPALRKKILPIIAPKKNRTAFFTVSFTGEYSKKLLDKAVAKSYTPELTEGRPVYHLRGGIDFDKISLAHKTALKGPVRAWLMANPHPNEGIQQMLECYKTGKAEYIDRETLKPLVEDIAKFL; this is translated from the coding sequence ATGACTACTCGCGTGCTGATTATCTTCGGCTCCACCTATGGCTACACCGAACAGTACGCCACCTGGCTGGCAGAAGATTTGCGTGCACTCCCGCAGGCTCCTGAGGTTGAGATTGTCCCCGCCTCCAAGGTCACCCCCGAGCAGGCAGAGGCATTCGACGCCTTCGTGATTGCCGGCAGCGACTACGGTGGATTCCTCAACGGCGCACCGGCACTTCGCAAGAAGATCCTGCCCATCATTGCACCCAAGAAGAACCGCACCGCGTTCTTCACCGTCTCCTTCACCGGTGAATACTCCAAGAAGCTGCTGGACAAGGCCGTCGCCAAGAGCTACACCCCCGAACTGACCGAGGGTCGCCCCGTCTACCACCTGCGTGGCGGCATCGACTTCGACAAGATTTCGCTGGCTCACAAGACCGCCCTGAAGGGCCCGGTGCGCGCATGGCTCATGGCAAACCCGCACCCGAACGAGGGTATTCAGCAGATGCTCGAATGCTACAAGACCGGCAAGGCTGAGTACATCGATCGTGAGACTCTCAAGCCGCTGGTTGAGGACATCGCAAAGTTCCTCTAA